In Dissulfuribacter thermophilus, one genomic interval encodes:
- the iorA gene encoding indolepyruvate ferredoxin oxidoreductase subunit alpha, whose translation MHPLLQDNPGHKMLLLGNEAIVRGAIEAGLKVGSTYPGTPSSEIGNNLFLASQDENAGFYFEFSTNEKVAMEVAASASAAGLRSLVCMKHVGLNVASDALMTLSYIATKGGMVIVTADDPSMHSSQNEQDNRIFAKFANLPMLEPRSPQEAKDMTIEAFELSERLELPVILRTTTRTAHVRGPVTFGELSKDTASIGKFEKDPRRWVPVPAVARVRHKVLLERMDIASSLCEESRFNHVIGNGKLGIVSSGVASNYVADCIMELGLEDKVRFLNLGFTFPHPRKTIINFLNSVEKVLVVEELEPFIEDAIKCIMVEEGIQKEIFGKASSHFSRCYEFDPKMVKKAILDVLELDEPDQKTLPDLSWVPELPMRPPSLCKGCPHRETYNAVKEALKAIGKEEITIYPTDIGCYTLGLLPPINMADYLICMGSSVGSSCGFSVATEQKIVSFIGDSTFFHSGISPLVNAVHNGHKFCLVILDNSTTAMTGHQPNPGIQLKPQGFDNPTVPIEDVVRGCGVKTVKKINPYKKNEAVEILKEVLQKDELSVVISESPVCLVFKKS comes from the coding sequence ATGCATCCATTACTCCAGGACAATCCCGGCCACAAGATGCTCCTTCTTGGAAACGAGGCAATCGTTAGAGGAGCCATTGAAGCAGGCCTTAAGGTGGGGTCCACATACCCTGGAACCCCGTCGTCAGAGATTGGCAACAACCTTTTTTTGGCCTCACAGGATGAGAACGCAGGATTTTACTTTGAATTTTCCACAAACGAAAAGGTTGCAATGGAAGTGGCAGCTTCTGCTTCGGCAGCTGGCCTTAGAAGTCTAGTATGTATGAAACACGTAGGGCTAAACGTAGCATCAGATGCGCTCATGACCCTTTCATACATAGCGACAAAGGGCGGAATGGTCATCGTTACAGCAGATGATCCTTCGATGCATTCAAGCCAAAATGAACAAGACAACAGGATTTTTGCCAAATTTGCAAACCTGCCAATGCTCGAGCCAAGATCTCCTCAAGAGGCAAAGGATATGACCATAGAGGCCTTCGAGCTTTCTGAGCGCCTTGAACTGCCCGTAATCCTGCGAACTACTACTAGAACTGCCCACGTAAGAGGGCCTGTAACCTTTGGGGAACTTTCCAAGGATACTGCATCTATAGGAAAGTTTGAAAAAGATCCTAGGAGATGGGTACCAGTACCTGCCGTTGCCAGGGTTAGACACAAGGTACTTTTGGAGCGCATGGATATTGCGAGTTCACTCTGTGAAGAAAGCAGATTTAATCATGTAATAGGCAATGGTAAACTCGGCATAGTGAGTTCAGGTGTTGCCTCAAATTATGTGGCAGACTGCATAATGGAGCTTGGTCTAGAAGATAAGGTTCGTTTTCTTAACCTGGGCTTTACCTTTCCACATCCAAGGAAAACGATAATCAACTTTTTGAATTCAGTTGAAAAAGTACTCGTTGTTGAGGAACTCGAACCTTTTATTGAAGATGCCATAAAATGCATAATGGTTGAAGAAGGGATACAGAAAGAGATCTTTGGAAAGGCAAGCTCACACTTTTCAAGGTGTTATGAGTTTGACCCAAAGATGGTAAAAAAGGCCATTTTAGATGTACTTGAATTAGACGAACCTGACCAAAAGACACTCCCTGATCTTTCATGGGTGCCTGAACTCCCCATGCGCCCACCATCACTGTGTAAGGGCTGTCCCCACAGGGAAACCTACAACGCAGTAAAGGAAGCCCTAAAGGCCATTGGTAAAGAAGAGATAACTATTTATCCTACTGATATTGGTTGCTATACCCTTGGATTACTACCACCCATAAATATGGCAGATTATCTCATTTGCATGGGTTCAAGCGTAGGGAGTTCTTGTGGCTTCTCTGTGGCAACGGAACAAAAAATTGTGTCATTTATTGGAGATTCCACCTTCTTCCACTCAGGTATCTCTCCATTAGTAAATGCAGTACACAATGGTCATAAATTCTGCCTCGTAATTCTGGACAATAGCACAACTGCTATGACTGGACACCAGCCCAATCCTGGTATCCAGCTCAAGCCACAGGGTTTTGACAATCCAACGGTCCCTATCGAAGACGTAGTAAGGGGATGCGGGGTAAAGACTGTCAAAAAGATCAATCCATATAAGAAGAACGAGGCAGTGGAAATCCTTAAAGAAGTCCTTCAAAAGGATGAACTCTCTGTAGTGATCTCAGAATCCCCTGTGTGCCTTGTATTTAAAAAGAGTTAA
- a CDS encoding indolepyruvate oxidoreductase subunit beta, whose amino-acid sequence MNPLRILFTGVGGQGTLTASSLLAQAALIEGKEAILSEVHGMAQRGGVVESTVMLGGLKSPLISQGEADILVSFEPLEAIRALNKCHSDATIITNITPIVPFTVELGGPSYPDVEKNIEKMRTVFKNVIAINADDLAKEAGTQRAVNVVLLGVLLGTGLVPISPDSMKATIQQRVKPKFIEANLKAFELGFSAV is encoded by the coding sequence ATGAATCCTTTACGCATATTATTTACCGGAGTTGGCGGCCAAGGCACCCTGACTGCATCGAGTCTTCTTGCTCAAGCTGCTCTTATCGAAGGTAAAGAGGCCATTTTAAGTGAGGTACATGGAATGGCCCAAAGGGGAGGTGTCGTAGAATCCACTGTAATGTTGGGAGGGCTAAAAAGCCCCCTGATATCACAAGGAGAAGCAGATATACTAGTTAGTTTCGAACCACTCGAAGCTATAAGGGCCCTTAATAAATGTCACAGCGATGCAACTATTATTACAAATATCACTCCAATAGTACCTTTCACTGTGGAATTAGGAGGCCCATCCTACCCAGACGTTGAAAAAAATATCGAGAAAATGAGGACAGTCTTCAAAAACGTCATAGCCATTAATGCAGATGACCTGGCCAAGGAAGCAGGGACTCAAAGGGCAGTAAATGTCGTGCTATTGGGAGTGCTACTTGGAACAGGCCTTGTGCCAATATCACCGGATTCCATGAAGGCCACTATCCAGCAAAGGGTGAAGCCCAAGTTCATAGAGGCAAATCTCAAGGCGTTTGAGCTTGGATTCAGTGCTGTGTAG